CCAAAACGATTTTGAATGATGTTTTTTTTGCAGATTATGAGGACTAGCTAGCAGCAGCTTATTTCATATGGAATTGGCCTGAAGCCTGAAGGATTCTTCGAGCAAAATGTAGCTATAACAAAATACCGGATAAGGCTGATAAGCCTATCCGGTATTTTTTCGTATTTTGCACCATCTGACTCCATAGCTCATCCTTATTTCAACCTGGACAAGAAAAAATAACCATAAATTTGATTTTTGGGGTAATGTGCAGCTCCCTTTGTTCCGAATATTATAATAGATGGTCTTTTTTGGATGGAGGATATTGAAGGACAACAGGGGGCGGGAGTATGGTGCATAATCCGGAAACCATTCAGGAATGTATCGAAAAGGCACGACAGAGGCTCTACCAGATTGCAAACGCTCATAAAGAACTTTGGCATCCGGAGGTCATTCGTCAATCGATGGTTCTGGATGAACTCATTAATCAATATAACAATGCCATTCGCGGAAAATCATCCCGAAGTAAGTAACGGCGCGTTATAAACCTCGGGATGAAATGATGATGCGAATGCATTCAGGTTCAGTAAACGTACGACCCCTATTCTTTTACAGCCCCAAGCACAATTCCTTTGACAAAGAATCGCTGCAAGAATGGATACACGAGCAGGATTGGCAATGCCCCGATAAAGATCTGGGCTGCGTTAACCGTACGCTGCGACATGTTCTGAAGCTGCGTTGCATCAACATTCATATTGGAGAAATCCTGCTGCACGATAATGGTCTGCATTAACGTAGCGAGTGGATATTTGGCTGCGTCATTCATATAGATCAAGCCGTCGAACCAGGAATTCCACTGCCCCACCATGGTGAACAGGGAGATCGTAGCAATGGCCGGCATGGACACAGGCAGATAGATGCGGAACAATGTGGTGATATGGTTGGCACCATCGATGAACGCCGCTTCTTCGAGCTCTTTCGGCACGTTACGGAAGAAGTTCATCATGAGAATTAGGTTCCAGACCGCCACAGCGCCAGGTAAAATCAGAGCCCACAGGGTGTTGATCAGTCCCAGCTTTTGAATCAGGATATAGGACGGGATCAGTCCGCCGCTGAACAGCATCGTGAAGATGAAGAACCACGCGTACAGCGAACGTCCCTTGAAATTCAGACTTTCCTTGGATAAAGGATAGGCCGTCAGGATGACCAGCACCATACTGAGCAGTGTTCCGAACACAGTACGTTGCACCGAAATCCAGAGCGCGCTGAGAAAGTTGCTGTTACCAAACGTTTTGGTATAGGCGTCGACTGTAAAATCAATCGGCCAGAGCGTTACCAGATTGGCGGAAGCTGCCGCTTTACCGCTGAAGGAAACCGCCAGAATGTGGATAAGCGGCAGCACACACAGCAGCGAGACGGCCGCGATGAAGAACAGGTTGAAGCCGTTAAATATACGGTATCCGGTCGTTTTGTGATACACCTTAATTCCTCCTTAGAAAATGCGGTAGTTGGCGATTTTGTAAGCCATCCGGTAGGCCGTAATAACGAGGAACATGGCGACAAAGGATTTAAACAAACCAACCGCAGTCGCGAAGCTCATTTTGCCATTCAAAATACCCATCCGGTAAACAAACGTGTCAATAATATCGCCTTTATCATATACAAGTGGATTGTACAGGTTGAAGATCTGGTCAAATCCGGCATTAAGAATGTTCCCCAGTGATAGTGTTCCCACCACAATAATCATCGGCACGAGTGCAGGCAGCGTAATGTGCAAGGTCTGCTTAAGCCGTGTTGCCCCGTCAACTTCGGAAGCTTCATACAGAGCAGGGTTGATACCCGCGAGAGCTGCAAGAAAGACAATGGTACCAAATCCAAATTCCTTCCATACATCACTAATGACTACGGTTACACGGAACCAGTCGCCATCTCCCAGAAAGAAGATTGGTTCAATGCCAACAGCCGCCAGTACTTGGTTAATCAGTCCACCTTCGGGTGAAAGCATGTCTAGCAGGATGCCGCCCAGTACAACCCAAGACAGGAAGTGGGGCAGGTATACCAACGTCTGTGAGAACCTTTTGAACGTGGAGTTCCGTACTTCATTCAGTAAAATGGCAAACACAACTGGGGCCACGAGTCCGGCCACAATTTTCATGGCAGCAATCAGCACGGTGTTCCAGATGACCTGAACACTGTCCGGATATTCGAACATGAATCGGAAGTTATCCCATCCTACCCATTTGGAGCCGGTGAATCCCAGCCAAGGTTTGAAATCCTGAAAAGCAATAATAATGCCGCCCATAGGCACATAGGCGAACAGCAATGTGAGCAGTACCGAAGGCAGCAGCATCAGATGCAGCGGCCAGTTGCGTTTGAAATTCCAGCGGGTACGTTTGCGTGGATTGTGTGTTGCCTGCCGCACCGGCGTATTGGTCGTTAGTGGTTGTTCCATAGCCATCAGGTCCCTCCTTTATATCGTCCAGCCTCTGCATAATGAGGCCAGTCAGCCTCTGCAAGTAGTGGAGCAACTGAATTATAGCAATGGAAACGGGCGGGCTATAGAACAACATTTCAAGGCGGATGTTGATTTATTAACTTGTTGAAAACGTATACCGAATAGTGACTCATTTGAAATTCAGTATAGATATGTAAGGGGTTTCAATATAAAATAGGACTTCGATATGGTTCTTTACTTTAACCGGGACAGGGTGAAGCAATGAAATTTACAGTATTCTCAAAAACAGTTATGCTGCTGGTCTGCTTGCTGGTACCCATTTTGCTGCTCTATACCTACGCGAATCAGGCGAACGTGGACATGATCGTGGAGGAGAAGCAGCAGTCCAGCTTGAACCAGTTCAACTATTTTAGCTCTCAGGTGGATAAAAATATTGAGCAGCTTTCGCTCTACGGCCTGACTTTACTGCGTGATCCAAGCATTTTACACTATCGTTACATGACAGAATCAACCAGCCAATATGAGAAAAACAGCATCTATCTCGATATTCTCGACAAATTGTCACTATACCAGTCCACCAGCCGTTGGAAGAACGATATTACCATTGTGCTTCCTCAGGCAGAGTTGGTATTGTCCACCATGTCGAACCGGACGGTCTTTAATGAGAAGATGTTGAAGTTCCCACAGCCAGGCCGATGGCAGTTGAACAAAGGCAGCTTTACTTATTTCTTTACGGATAACTACGAGTGGAATGAAAAACCTGTGACCACGGATGTACGGACGGTGATGGAGATTAATTTTGATCCGATGAATATTGTTGCCATGCTGGATGATTTCAAAGAGGCACAGGGAGGAGATCCATTTCTACTCGTCCCGGGCAACGAGCCTCTATTAAATCGCAGTGCGGACCCCGAGCTAGTAGAAGCCGTAATGCGGGACATGCCACTAACCGAACTGGATAGTGAAGGCAACCATCAGCTGGAGGTGGGGGGCAAGAAGTACTTGGTCAGTTATGTGCTCTCCAAACAGCTGAACGGAATCTATGTTAACCCGGTTGTGCTGGATGACTTGCTAACGCCTATGGACAAGAGCCGAAATATGTTTATAACCTCGATTTTGCTGCTGCTCGTGCTCAGTATTGGCGCTGCACTGTTGTTATACCGAAAGGTACAGGTGCCGATACAACGTCTGATGAGAGGGCTGCAGCAGATTCGCAAAGGACAGCTGTCCACACGAATTCCGGTCGATCACTCCCGTGATGAATTCGCGTACCTAACTCAGAGCTTCAATCACATGGCCGAGCAGATTCAGGAGCTGATCGAAAAGGTATATGAGGAACGCATCCGTTCACGGGAAGCGACGTTGAAGCATCTGCAATCACAGATTAATCCTCATTTCCTGTACAATTGTCTGTTTTATATTAAAAATATGACGCAGCTCGGCAACCGCGAAGCGGTTATTGCCATGTCGCTCAGCCTGGGTGATTACTATCGCTACATCACACGTGATGAGAACGATATGACCACCGTGGAAGAGGAAATTAGGCTGCTGGACAATTATTTGTCCATCCAACAGATGCGCACCAACCGTTTGTCGTATGAGATCGCCGTACCGCAGGAACTGATGCAGCAGCACATT
Above is a window of Paenibacillus sp. E222 DNA encoding:
- a CDS encoding aspartyl-phosphate phosphatase Spo0E family protein, which produces MVHNPETIQECIEKARQRLYQIANAHKELWHPEVIRQSMVLDELINQYNNAIRGKSSRSK
- a CDS encoding carbohydrate ABC transporter permease — translated: MYHKTTGYRIFNGFNLFFIAAVSLLCVLPLIHILAVSFSGKAAASANLVTLWPIDFTVDAYTKTFGNSNFLSALWISVQRTVFGTLLSMVLVILTAYPLSKESLNFKGRSLYAWFFIFTMLFSGGLIPSYILIQKLGLINTLWALILPGAVAVWNLILMMNFFRNVPKELEEAAFIDGANHITTLFRIYLPVSMPAIATISLFTMVGQWNSWFDGLIYMNDAAKYPLATLMQTIIVQQDFSNMNVDATQLQNMSQRTVNAAQIFIGALPILLVYPFLQRFFVKGIVLGAVKE
- a CDS encoding ABC transporter permease subunit encodes the protein MEQPLTTNTPVRQATHNPRKRTRWNFKRNWPLHLMLLPSVLLTLLFAYVPMGGIIIAFQDFKPWLGFTGSKWVGWDNFRFMFEYPDSVQVIWNTVLIAAMKIVAGLVAPVVFAILLNEVRNSTFKRFSQTLVYLPHFLSWVVLGGILLDMLSPEGGLINQVLAAVGIEPIFFLGDGDWFRVTVVISDVWKEFGFGTIVFLAALAGINPALYEASEVDGATRLKQTLHITLPALVPMIIVVGTLSLGNILNAGFDQIFNLYNPLVYDKGDIIDTFVYRMGILNGKMSFATAVGLFKSFVAMFLVITAYRMAYKIANYRIF
- a CDS encoding sensor histidine kinase, with product MKFTVFSKTVMLLVCLLVPILLLYTYANQANVDMIVEEKQQSSLNQFNYFSSQVDKNIEQLSLYGLTLLRDPSILHYRYMTESTSQYEKNSIYLDILDKLSLYQSTSRWKNDITIVLPQAELVLSTMSNRTVFNEKMLKFPQPGRWQLNKGSFTYFFTDNYEWNEKPVTTDVRTVMEINFDPMNIVAMLDDFKEAQGGDPFLLVPGNEPLLNRSADPELVEAVMRDMPLTELDSEGNHQLEVGGKKYLVSYVLSKQLNGIYVNPVVLDDLLTPMDKSRNMFITSILLLLVLSIGAALLLYRKVQVPIQRLMRGLQQIRKGQLSTRIPVDHSRDEFAYLTQSFNHMAEQIQELIEKVYEERIRSREATLKHLQSQINPHFLYNCLFYIKNMTQLGNREAVIAMSLSLGDYYRYITRDENDMTTVEEEIRLLDNYLSIQQMRTNRLSYEIAVPQELMQQHIPRLLIQPIVENAVIHGIEPMEGSGHIVVTGMAVQEQIDGRNFTRYSLFVDNDGVTLTEEEIAGLEREINEPMGEEIGTGTWNVHQRLITRYGHSSGLHFGAIPYGGLSVEIRWFEEEYPNDESNGRG